A part of Paenibacillus sp. sptzw28 genomic DNA contains:
- a CDS encoding (2Fe-2S)-binding protein, translating to MSATLTPEQLENEYHILFQRPESVQFECSFENLVQPAAASRFLQLYAKALKAKDLTPAATYFASWLQGLCSAAQSMMSLSGSSMNWSLSNWSLLMYRRGDYTVLAFLPTFPNIIQAAEENRDLWRSNLLGLLFGGTVRPLIEIMTLETGLNSGHLWALLATGMYNHKCRIQSFQQPDSLLFNQVQSDWDYIQEMEGSVFGRQSNPLAVKFRMVYDPRNPGEKLPVKASCCLAYLTEGHGYCYTCPKLTADQRVQVGKDLVARFY from the coding sequence ATGAGTGCAACTCTGACTCCGGAGCAATTGGAGAATGAATACCATATTCTGTTCCAGCGACCTGAGAGTGTGCAATTTGAGTGTTCATTCGAAAATTTGGTGCAGCCGGCAGCGGCAAGCAGATTTCTGCAGCTATATGCCAAAGCACTTAAAGCTAAAGATTTAACTCCTGCAGCGACATATTTCGCTTCCTGGCTCCAGGGGTTGTGCAGTGCAGCGCAATCGATGATGTCTTTAAGCGGATCTTCAATGAATTGGTCGCTTTCCAATTGGAGTCTTCTTATGTACAGGAGAGGCGATTATACCGTATTGGCCTTCCTACCGACCTTCCCCAATATTATTCAGGCAGCAGAGGAGAACCGTGATTTATGGCGCTCCAATCTGCTTGGGCTGCTGTTTGGGGGCACCGTCCGTCCATTAATAGAAATAATGACATTGGAAACGGGATTGAACAGCGGACATCTATGGGCGCTCCTGGCAACCGGCATGTACAACCACAAATGTCGTATCCAGTCGTTCCAGCAACCTGATTCGCTATTGTTTAATCAAGTGCAATCGGATTGGGATTACATACAAGAGATGGAGGGGTCCGTCTTTGGACGTCAAAGCAATCCACTGGCAGTTAAGTTTCGCATGGTGTATGATCCGAGAAATCCCGGTGAGAAGCTGCCGGTTAAAGCGTCCTGCTGTCTCGCGTACTTGACCGAAGGACATGGATATTGCTATACTTGCCCGAAGTTAACGGCAGACCAGAGGGTTCAAGTGGGGAAGGATCTTGTCGCCAGGTTCTATTGA
- a CDS encoding carbohydrate ABC transporter permease yields MNAENRLAGTSVEKQQLASPSGHTSTVRGLLRKDATWAALLLLPNIIGFLAFTLIPVIASFILSFTSWDMLSPMKWVGLQNYTDLLNDQTFIKVFWNTIYFAGVSVPAGIVISLFLGVALDQNIRFKKFYRAAYFLPVVSSMVAVAVVWQFIYNPEYGLLNYFLDLVGINGPDWLTSTVWAMPAVIITSIWKNLGFNMLIFLAGLQGISDSYYEAADIDGAKRHQKFMYITIPLLSPTTFFVTVISFIGSFQVFDTVFLMTQGGPARSTSVMVHYLYENAFKYFNMGYASAMAYILFFMVFIITMIQFWRQKKWGLY; encoded by the coding sequence ATGAATGCGGAAAATCGACTGGCCGGCACCAGCGTTGAAAAACAGCAGCTTGCATCGCCATCCGGGCACACTTCTACTGTCAGAGGACTGCTGCGTAAAGACGCCACATGGGCTGCGCTGCTGCTGCTGCCCAATATTATAGGATTTCTTGCATTTACTCTGATTCCGGTCATTGCGTCCTTTATTCTCAGCTTTACTTCATGGGATATGCTGTCCCCGATGAAGTGGGTAGGTTTGCAAAACTACACCGATCTGCTGAATGACCAAACGTTTATTAAAGTGTTCTGGAATACGATCTATTTTGCCGGTGTATCGGTACCTGCAGGCATAGTGATTTCGTTGTTTCTCGGCGTTGCGCTTGATCAGAATATCCGCTTCAAGAAGTTTTACAGGGCGGCTTATTTCCTGCCTGTCGTCTCATCCATGGTGGCGGTTGCAGTAGTGTGGCAGTTCATTTACAACCCGGAATACGGCTTGCTTAATTACTTTCTCGACTTGGTCGGCATTAACGGTCCCGATTGGCTGACCAGCACGGTATGGGCAATGCCTGCTGTGATCATAACAAGCATCTGGAAAAACCTCGGATTCAATATGCTTATTTTTCTTGCAGGGCTGCAGGGAATATCCGATAGCTACTATGAAGCGGCGGATATCGATGGAGCAAAGCGGCATCAGAAATTCATGTACATCACGATCCCGCTTCTTTCGCCAACGACCTTCTTTGTAACTGTTATCTCTTTCATCGGTTCGTTCCAGGTATTTGATACGGTGTTCCTGATGACGCAGGGCGGACCTGCACGCTCAACCTCCGTTATGGTTCATTACTTATATGAAAATGCGTTCAAGTATTTCAACATGGGTTATGCGAGCGCCATGGCGTACATCCTTTTCTTCATGGTCTTCATTATTACGATGATACAATTTTGGCGCCAGAAAAAATGGGGCTTGTATTAG
- a CDS encoding ABC transporter ATP-binding protein, with translation MVRLITSQLDISYENKIIVGNLSVAIPHGKITALVGANGSGKSTILKTMSRIMAPSSGVVMLDGKSIHKQSTREVAKQLAILPQSPVAPDGLAVSELVAYGRFPYQKGFGMLSREDRSVIQWAIEATGMSEFADRAIDQLSGGQRQRAWIAMALAQQTDILFLDEPTTFLDMAHQLEVLELLRQLNESSGRTIIMVVHDLNHASRYADHVIAIKQGKVSAEGTPQEVMTTEVLRDVFGIEADVIPDPRTGLPLCLPYSLVRHEDQPKQRISENGVPVGSLLAVSG, from the coding sequence TTGGTTCGTTTAATTACATCGCAATTGGATATAAGCTATGAGAATAAAATTATTGTAGGAAATCTTTCTGTCGCGATCCCTCATGGGAAAATTACTGCGCTCGTCGGTGCTAACGGCTCGGGTAAGTCAACCATTCTTAAAACGATGTCACGCATAATGGCTCCTTCGTCCGGGGTAGTGATGCTCGACGGTAAATCCATTCATAAGCAATCGACAAGGGAGGTGGCCAAACAGTTGGCCATTCTGCCGCAAAGTCCAGTGGCTCCCGATGGACTTGCAGTGTCTGAGCTTGTAGCATATGGGCGATTTCCCTATCAAAAAGGGTTCGGTATGCTTTCCCGTGAGGACCGTTCTGTCATTCAATGGGCGATTGAAGCAACCGGTATGTCCGAGTTTGCGGATCGTGCCATCGATCAATTGTCAGGCGGGCAGCGTCAGCGTGCGTGGATTGCAATGGCGCTTGCTCAGCAAACCGATATTTTATTTCTTGATGAGCCCACTACATTTCTGGATATGGCTCACCAGCTTGAGGTCCTGGAACTGCTGAGACAGTTAAATGAAAGTTCCGGGCGAACAATAATAATGGTGGTGCATGATTTAAACCATGCTTCCCGTTATGCTGATCATGTGATTGCAATTAAACAAGGAAAAGTCTCCGCTGAAGGTACGCCTCAAGAGGTAATGACTACGGAAGTACTGCGGGACGTGTTCGGGATTGAAGCAGATGTTATTCCCGACCCGCGAACGGGCTTGCCTCTCTGTTTGCCGTATTCTCTCGTGCGGCATGAAGATCAGCCTAAACAAAGGATAAGTGAGAATGGCGTTCCAGTGGGATCCTTGTTGGCGGTATCGGGCTAA
- a CDS encoding AraC family transcriptional regulator, translating into MNRLLFRCYTEIVTDYTFIISQAFICVSSRSTTLGGRIRLIVIAFFFQLTAGGDIMTFLKTSIKKPVEFISCGHFMSDAPWRHANRSIDSFEIIIGVHKCLYIEQNLRQYEVKPGDVLLLLPGSAHNGYKECEEGVSFFWFHFLTNEHYELLDEGCLDDELSDLNKPDFVKFCSNVYLPILSKPAAIEKVNILFQQLQHVANANYYSRQAAHYIATSLLIELSEQMISDHQKSPEKPQGERNIAAIIEWIRIHALEDLQVSMIAEKFNYNKDYLSRFFKKRTGYNLQEYIHLIKVSKAKDLLTRSSRSIKSISEKIGIHDDKYFMRLFKTYENMTPTEYRKAFYKNHTNNH; encoded by the coding sequence TTGAACAGGCTTCTCTTTCGATGTTACACGGAGATAGTAACCGATTACACGTTCATAATATCACAAGCTTTTATCTGTGTAAGTAGTCGCTCAACAACATTAGGTGGACGAATCCGACTTATTGTAATCGCTTTCTTTTTCCAATTGACAGCGGGAGGCGACATCATGACGTTCTTAAAGACATCCATCAAAAAGCCGGTCGAGTTTATCAGCTGCGGACACTTTATGTCAGATGCTCCGTGGCGCCATGCAAATCGGTCCATTGATTCATTTGAGATCATCATCGGGGTTCACAAATGCCTCTACATCGAGCAGAATCTTAGACAGTACGAGGTAAAGCCGGGTGATGTTTTGCTGCTTCTTCCGGGCAGCGCTCATAATGGGTATAAGGAATGCGAAGAAGGCGTTTCGTTCTTCTGGTTTCATTTTCTGACCAATGAGCACTATGAGCTCCTAGACGAGGGGTGTTTAGATGATGAATTGTCTGATCTGAACAAGCCTGATTTCGTAAAATTCTGCTCGAATGTATACCTGCCGATTCTCTCTAAGCCAGCTGCAATCGAAAAGGTAAATATCTTATTCCAGCAGCTCCAGCATGTTGCAAATGCCAATTATTATTCGCGGCAGGCGGCACATTATATAGCCACCTCCCTGCTGATCGAATTATCGGAACAGATGATTAGCGATCATCAGAAATCTCCGGAAAAACCCCAGGGCGAACGCAACATCGCGGCAATAATTGAATGGATCCGAATCCACGCCCTTGAAGACCTGCAGGTTTCGATGATTGCTGAGAAATTTAACTACAATAAAGACTATCTCTCGCGGTTTTTCAAAAAGAGAACCGGCTATAACCTACAGGAGTATATCCATCTTATCAAAGTTTCCAAGGCGAAGGATCTTCTTACCCGAAGCTCGAGAAGTATAAAGTCAATATCCGAAAAAATCGGGATACACGATGATAAGTACTTCATGCGCCTTTTTAAAACATATGAAAACATGACTCCCACAGAGTATAGAAAAGCGTTTTATAAAAATCATACCAACAATCATTAA
- a CDS encoding EamA family transporter, giving the protein MIPTILFNVGIPRIGSSLSALLGSMELPVAAIAAWLVLGEDLSFWKWVGIGLILIGIGIAELTPRRIWGIRRVWGRNGEIS; this is encoded by the coding sequence GTGATTCCGACAATTTTATTTAATGTAGGTATTCCGCGGATCGGCAGCAGTCTGTCGGCGCTTCTGGGGTCTATGGAGCTGCCGGTGGCGGCAATAGCGGCTTGGCTTGTGCTCGGGGAAGATTTAAGCTTTTGGAAATGGGTAGGAATTGGGCTGATCCTCATTGGGATCGGCATAGCCGAGCTTACGCCTCGCAGAATATGGGGCATTCGGCGCGTCTGGGGGAGAAACGGTGAAATCAGTTGA
- the ppc gene encoding phosphoenolpyruvate carboxylase yields the protein MSEQTASTLTANRPHSNNLLRRDVRFLGNILGDVLVHQGGHELLEIVEKIREMSKALRAEFVPELYDEFKSVIDALSPENRHQVIRAFAIYFQLVNIAEQNHRIRRKRDYERSAGETVQPGSIESAVQVLKEQGIAVNEVKSMIEGISLELVMTAHPTEATRRAVLDIHQRIASQVMELDSPTLTYREREKLREKLLNEVLTLWQTDELRDRKPTVIDEVRNGMYYFDETLFEVLPSVYEELERCLDKYYPDERWHVPAYLRFGTWIGGDRDGNPSVTAKVTWETLTLQRGLVLDKYEELLKNLMGQLSFSTNIVTVSDELLQSMKRDREQVELRSVEMWRNEKEPYKVKLCYMLEKLANTRNDALKGSPSRYNSAEDLKDDLLLIDTSLRQHFADYVADTHIRKLIRQVELFGFHLAALDVRQHSKEHENAMTEVLANMNISDNYAALGEEEKIELLHRLLNDPRPLTSPHFDYSESTRECLDVYHTIYRAQQEFGVNCISSYLISMTQGASDMLEVMVFAKEVGLFRKESGGNIRCTLQAVPLFETIDDLHAAPGIMEQLFALPIYRQAVEARGNLHEIMLGYSDSNKDGGVVTANWELRVALNAITSAARKFNVKLKFFHGRGGALGRGGMPLNRSILAQPPHTVGGGIKITEQGEVLSSRYSMKGIAYRSLEQATWALVTAARLSKYPEQEAAAVAEWETISKGISETALQKYQDLIFRDPDFLTFFKESTPLPEIGELNIGSRPSKRKNSDRFEDLRAIPWVFAWTQSRYLLPAWYAAGTALHSYVQDDPQRLETLKTMYGQFPFFTSLIDNLQMALAKADLLIAKEYAGMITDALIRDRIFAQIEEEYERTSRLILQITGQADILDNVPVIQESIRLRNPYVDPLSYMQVQLLTELRELRSRGEEDDPLLLREVLLTINGIAAGLRNTG from the coding sequence ATGTCGGAACAGACTGCATCGACATTAACGGCCAACCGACCGCACTCGAACAATTTATTACGTCGGGATGTTCGTTTTCTGGGCAATATATTAGGGGATGTGCTCGTACACCAAGGCGGCCACGAGCTTCTCGAAATCGTGGAGAAGATACGCGAAATGAGCAAGGCTCTGCGCGCGGAATTTGTGCCCGAGCTGTATGACGAATTTAAAAGCGTTATCGATGCGCTAAGTCCCGAGAATCGCCATCAGGTGATCAGGGCATTCGCGATTTACTTCCAGCTGGTTAATATTGCAGAGCAGAACCACCGGATTCGCCGCAAACGGGATTATGAACGCTCCGCAGGGGAGACGGTACAGCCGGGCTCCATTGAAAGCGCCGTTCAGGTATTGAAGGAACAAGGGATCGCCGTAAATGAAGTAAAGTCTATGATTGAAGGAATTTCTCTGGAGCTTGTCATGACGGCTCATCCAACGGAAGCGACCAGACGCGCAGTGCTTGATATCCATCAGCGCATTGCAAGCCAGGTTATGGAGCTCGACAGCCCCACACTTACTTACCGTGAGCGTGAGAAACTGCGTGAGAAGCTGCTGAACGAAGTTCTTACCTTGTGGCAAACGGACGAGCTGCGCGACCGCAAGCCCACGGTCATCGATGAAGTGCGTAACGGAATGTACTATTTCGACGAGACGTTATTTGAGGTGCTTCCGAGCGTATATGAGGAACTTGAACGCTGTTTGGACAAGTACTATCCTGATGAGCGCTGGCACGTTCCGGCTTACCTCCGATTCGGAACCTGGATTGGCGGGGACCGGGACGGTAACCCTTCGGTTACGGCGAAGGTGACATGGGAGACGCTGACGCTCCAGCGGGGACTGGTACTGGACAAGTATGAGGAGCTTCTTAAGAATTTGATGGGCCAGCTGAGCTTCAGCACTAATATTGTTACGGTATCAGACGAGCTGCTGCAATCAATGAAGCGTGACCGGGAGCAGGTCGAGCTGCGCAGCGTGGAAATGTGGCGCAACGAGAAGGAACCGTACAAGGTTAAGCTGTGCTATATGCTTGAGAAGCTGGCGAACACGCGCAATGACGCCTTGAAAGGCTCTCCAAGCCGTTACAATAGTGCGGAGGATCTTAAGGACGATTTGCTGCTTATCGACACAAGCCTTCGCCAGCATTTCGCGGATTATGTTGCGGATACGCATATTCGCAAGCTAATTCGGCAGGTGGAGCTGTTCGGCTTCCATCTTGCTGCGCTGGATGTTCGTCAGCACAGCAAAGAGCATGAGAATGCGATGACCGAAGTACTTGCCAACATGAACATATCGGACAATTATGCCGCTCTTGGCGAGGAAGAAAAAATAGAACTGCTTCATCGTTTGCTGAACGATCCTCGTCCTCTTACTTCGCCGCACTTTGACTATTCGGAAAGCACGCGCGAATGCTTGGACGTATACCACACCATATACCGGGCACAGCAGGAATTCGGCGTTAACTGCATATCCAGCTATTTGATCAGCATGACGCAAGGCGCAAGCGATATGCTGGAAGTGATGGTTTTTGCCAAGGAAGTGGGTTTATTCCGGAAGGAGTCCGGGGGCAATATACGATGTACGCTGCAGGCTGTGCCGTTGTTTGAGACTATAGACGACCTTCATGCAGCTCCCGGCATCATGGAGCAGCTGTTTGCTCTTCCCATCTACCGCCAGGCGGTTGAAGCGCGGGGTAATCTGCATGAAATCATGCTGGGCTACTCGGACAGCAATAAAGATGGCGGCGTGGTAACCGCAAACTGGGAGCTGAGGGTGGCGTTAAATGCCATTACGAGTGCAGCCAGGAAGTTCAACGTAAAGCTGAAGTTTTTCCACGGCCGCGGCGGAGCGCTCGGACGCGGGGGAATGCCGCTGAACCGCAGCATTCTGGCCCAACCGCCGCACACGGTAGGCGGCGGCATCAAAATCACGGAGCAGGGCGAAGTGCTTTCGTCCCGTTATTCGATGAAGGGTATTGCATATCGCAGTCTGGAGCAGGCAACATGGGCGCTCGTTACTGCGGCGAGGCTGTCCAAATACCCGGAGCAGGAAGCAGCTGCTGTAGCCGAATGGGAGACGATTTCCAAGGGTATTTCCGAAACGGCTCTGCAGAAATACCAGGACTTGATTTTCCGCGATCCTGATTTTCTGACCTTCTTCAAGGAGTCGACGCCTCTACCGGAAATAGGCGAGCTGAATATCGGCTCAAGGCCGTCAAAACGGAAAAACAGCGACCGGTTCGAGGATTTACGCGCAATTCCATGGGTGTTCGCTTGGACGCAAAGCCGTTATTTGCTTCCGGCCTGGTATGCTGCCGGCACAGCGCTGCACAGCTATGTGCAGGATGATCCGCAGCGCCTGGAAACATTAAAAACGATGTATGGGCAGTTTCCGTTCTTTACGTCGCTCATTGACAATTTGCAGATGGCGCTCGCGAAAGCGGATCTGCTTATTGCCAAGGAGTATGCAGGCATGATTACGGATGCCCTTATACGCGATCGCATCTTCGCTCAGATCGAAGAGGAATATGAGCGGACGTCCCGGTTAATCCTACAGATAACGGGGCAAGCGGATATTCTTGATAATGTGCCGGTCATTCAGGAGTCGATCCGGCTGCGTAATCCATATGTGGATCCGCTCAGCTATATGCAGGTTCAGCTGCTTACCGAACTGCGCGAGCTTCGCTCACGCGGCGAAGAAGACGATCCGTTGCTTCTGCGTGAAGTGCTGCTTACCATCAACGGAATTGCGGCTGGTTTGCGAAATACGGGCTGA
- a CDS encoding sporulation protein Cse60 yields the protein MGSIPITRSNNDINREAFLLGFFLHLTHRQDKASDLPNLFSKEEVTRLPKQVKIFTSSIPDELENQVNEFLGTLDSSDVIDVEYRTMSAISTEDDGVTEPSGLFSVLVFYKE from the coding sequence GTGGGTTCGATTCCCATCACCCGCTCCAACAATGACATCAATCGAGAAGCCTTTCTACTAGGCTTCTTTTTGCATTTGACGCACAGGCAGGATAAAGCATCCGATTTGCCGAATCTTTTTAGTAAAGAGGAGGTGACCCGTTTGCCAAAGCAGGTGAAGATATTCACTTCAAGTATTCCTGATGAGCTTGAAAACCAGGTCAACGAATTTCTCGGAACACTGGATAGCAGTGATGTTATTGATGTCGAGTATCGAACAATGTCGGCTATATCGACTGAGGACGATGGCGTTACTGAGCCGTCCGGACTTTTTTCAGTGCTGGTATTTTATAAAGAATGA
- a CDS encoding sugar ABC transporter substrate-binding protein translates to MRNARTILIVLLCSLVVAACSSGGGSGTGDNTSSGNTAATGKGKVTLKFMGWEASPLETKSVKKGIEKFMKENPNIKVDYQPVPGAQYTQKLLTMLAGNAAPDVFFLGATDYRAFQKRNVLLDLTTMFESEMSLNEFIPSAAKIMDIGGKIYGVSSCTVSPVLYYNKAVFDKANMEYPPSDPSKAWTWEEFRDAAKKLTFKAGDKVTQYGAFGLENFYMTAAEIISNDGNIFTGDNAQMALNSAEAKAVMQSVLDLRVKDGASPTAKTLESIGMKANQMLQTGKVAMVVDGSWSLQELATMGFPVGVAALPKFKNAVTHGQAHVHAASANTKHPQEAWELLKFLSSEEYQTDLISEGLWMPNRKSLYTEDGIKKWYNSKVHPEGFKELVKFFESAESYPFALITQNKVNDIITEETDKLWYSGQSVDDTMKNIETRSNIELAK, encoded by the coding sequence ATGAGAAATGCTCGGACTATTCTTATTGTGCTGCTATGCTCATTAGTGGTTGCCGCTTGCTCTAGCGGTGGTGGAAGCGGCACGGGGGACAACACAAGTTCCGGTAATACGGCTGCAACCGGAAAGGGAAAAGTTACGCTGAAGTTTATGGGCTGGGAAGCAAGTCCTCTGGAAACGAAAAGCGTCAAGAAGGGCATAGAGAAATTCATGAAGGAGAATCCCAATATTAAAGTCGATTATCAACCGGTTCCAGGTGCGCAATATACACAGAAATTACTGACCATGCTGGCCGGGAATGCGGCTCCGGACGTGTTCTTTCTTGGCGCTACCGATTACCGCGCATTCCAGAAACGGAATGTACTGCTTGATTTAACGACCATGTTCGAATCGGAAATGTCATTAAACGAATTCATTCCTTCAGCAGCGAAAATAATGGATATCGGCGGAAAAATTTACGGAGTCAGCAGTTGTACCGTTTCACCCGTACTTTATTATAACAAAGCGGTATTTGATAAGGCAAACATGGAATATCCGCCGAGTGACCCTTCCAAAGCATGGACCTGGGAGGAGTTCCGCGACGCGGCCAAAAAATTGACATTTAAAGCCGGGGATAAAGTTACGCAGTACGGCGCCTTCGGCCTTGAAAATTTCTATATGACCGCTGCAGAAATTATTTCGAACGATGGAAACATCTTCACAGGCGATAATGCGCAAATGGCTTTGAATTCAGCGGAAGCCAAAGCAGTCATGCAGAGTGTATTGGACTTGCGCGTGAAGGACGGTGCCTCGCCAACCGCCAAAACGCTGGAAAGCATTGGAATGAAGGCGAATCAGATGCTGCAAACCGGCAAGGTAGCTATGGTAGTTGACGGTTCCTGGTCGCTTCAGGAGCTTGCGACGATGGGATTCCCGGTTGGCGTTGCCGCTTTGCCCAAGTTCAAGAATGCGGTTACGCACGGTCAGGCACATGTTCATGCTGCGTCAGCGAATACGAAGCATCCGCAGGAGGCCTGGGAGCTTCTGAAGTTCCTGTCCTCGGAAGAATATCAAACCGATTTGATCAGTGAAGGCTTGTGGATGCCAAACCGGAAATCGCTCTACACTGAAGATGGAATCAAGAAATGGTATAACAGCAAAGTGCACCCGGAAGGGTTTAAGGAATTGGTAAAATTTTTTGAAAGTGCAGAATCTTATCCATTTGCCTTAATCACACAAAATAAAGTGAATGACATAATAACGGAAGAAACCGATAAACTGTGGTATTCCGGCCAATCTGTCGACGATACGATGAAGAACATTGAAACCAGGTCGAACATTGAGCTTGCAAAATGA
- a CDS encoding carbohydrate ABC transporter permease, translating into MRKNIYLSISAHLILLAGAITMILPFIWTISTSLKQLSEVFVFPPKLFGEKLQWENYLHISDRFPFGTYFWNSLKISVMVVIAQLITSSMAGFVFARLRFKYREPLFGLYVATMMVPAQVMMIPNFIIMRSYNMIDTHWSLVLPALVSAFGTFLLRQFFLTIPSSLEDAAKIDGCTPFGVYWRVFIPLSKPAMATLGVFVFMGTWNEFLAPLVYINSQNKMTLPLGLASMQGMYSTDWPVLMAGTVMSIIPLIAIFFLAQDFFIKGVTLSGLKGE; encoded by the coding sequence ATGAGGAAAAACATCTATTTAAGCATCAGTGCGCATCTTATTCTGCTTGCCGGGGCGATAACGATGATCCTGCCTTTTATATGGACGATCAGCACTTCACTCAAACAGCTTAGTGAAGTATTTGTTTTTCCGCCCAAGCTGTTTGGGGAAAAGCTTCAGTGGGAGAATTACTTGCATATTTCCGATCGTTTCCCGTTTGGGACTTACTTTTGGAACAGTTTGAAAATATCGGTTATGGTTGTCATAGCACAGCTTATTACCAGCTCCATGGCCGGATTCGTGTTCGCCCGGCTTCGATTCAAGTACCGGGAGCCGTTGTTCGGTCTTTATGTCGCTACGATGATGGTTCCCGCGCAAGTAATGATGATTCCGAATTTTATTATCATGCGAAGCTATAATATGATTGACACCCACTGGTCCTTGGTTTTGCCCGCGCTTGTTTCGGCTTTCGGCACATTTCTGCTGCGCCAATTTTTCCTGACGATCCCCTCCTCGCTTGAGGATGCCGCCAAAATCGACGGATGTACTCCGTTTGGCGTTTATTGGCGAGTATTTATTCCGCTGTCAAAACCGGCTATGGCAACTTTAGGCGTATTTGTGTTTATGGGGACGTGGAACGAATTTCTGGCACCGCTCGTCTATATTAATTCGCAAAATAAAATGACGCTGCCGCTCGGACTTGCTTCCATGCAGGGGATGTACTCAACGGATTGGCCTGTTCTCATGGCGGGGACGGTAATGAGTATAATTCCGCTTATCGCGATATTTTTCCTGGCGCAGGATTTCTTCATTAAAGGCGTTACGCTGTCAGGTTTAAAAGGAGAATAA
- the sigW gene encoding RNA polymerase sigma factor SigW: MKSVEARLAQLALKGDQRAFSEIVDMYQDKLYHMAYRMLYNRQEAEDVVQDTFLRVYNNLERYDDTMKFSTWIYRIATNLCIDRLRKRKPVYSLDAESNDHEGLDGYAMIPSDDRTPESELLLSDTQRIIHQAIDTLPAKYKSVMVLRYLQELSLQEIGEVLDMPVTTVKTRVHRGREFLRKKLEHKL; this comes from the coding sequence GTGAAATCAGTTGAGGCGCGATTGGCGCAGTTGGCTCTAAAGGGCGATCAGCGGGCTTTTTCCGAGATCGTTGATATGTATCAGGACAAGCTTTATCATATGGCTTACCGGATGCTGTACAACCGCCAGGAAGCGGAAGATGTTGTGCAGGATACTTTTTTGCGTGTTTATAATAATCTTGAGCGGTATGACGATACGATGAAATTTTCGACATGGATTTACCGGATTGCGACCAATTTGTGTATCGACCGTCTGCGCAAAAGAAAGCCGGTTTATTCGCTTGACGCCGAATCGAACGATCACGAAGGGCTCGACGGATATGCGATGATCCCAAGCGACGACCGGACACCCGAGAGCGAACTGCTGCTTTCGGACACGCAGAGGATTATCCATCAGGCGATCGATACTCTTCCGGCGAAGTATAAATCGGTGATGGTACTTCGTTACCTGCAGGAGCTGTCCCTGCAGGAAATTGGCGAGGTTCTCGATATGCCGGTAACGACGGTCAAAACCCGCGTTCACCGCGGCAGGGAGTTCCTCCGCAAGAAGCTGGAGCATAAGCTGTAG
- a CDS encoding EamA family transporter: MRRDPLYWLSVLSVLLGASCYGLLSPFIKQAYESGFTFEQVTVHQTGVATLFLWLIALVRLKRWKNPFRGPWIKLAVIGTCGILLTTILYNQALERLEASIAIVLLFQFTWITILLDSLWNRRWPGKFRMAAIVVVMAGTVLAVGLLENDLTRIDSEGVVLGLLSAVTYSLFIWLTGRLDADMDPVIKSTVMMSAGFVLVALLFGSKAGAGQFEGTIMAGEYCLERSVR, translated from the coding sequence ATGAGGCGCGATCCGCTCTATTGGTTATCCGTACTGTCTGTCCTGCTTGGAGCATCCTGCTATGGGCTTCTATCGCCGTTTATCAAGCAGGCATATGAATCGGGCTTTACGTTTGAACAGGTAACGGTACATCAGACCGGCGTCGCTACGCTGTTCCTGTGGCTGATCGCTTTGGTGCGGTTAAAGCGGTGGAAGAACCCGTTTCGCGGTCCGTGGATCAAGCTTGCAGTCATTGGCACATGCGGAATTCTTCTGACGACGATATTATATAATCAAGCGCTCGAGAGGCTGGAGGCATCGATTGCGATCGTATTGCTTTTTCAGTTTACATGGATTACCATTTTGCTGGATAGCCTCTGGAACCGTAGATGGCCCGGCAAATTCCGTATGGCGGCGATTGTCGTCGTCATGGCCGGTACAGTACTTGCGGTTGGGCTGCTGGAAAACGATCTGACCCGTATTGATTCCGAGGGAGTCGTACTCGGCCTCTTGTCGGCTGTTACGTACAGTCTTTTTATTTGGTTGACCGGTCGACTGGACGCCGATATGGATCCGGTTATCAAATCCACTGTCATGATGAGCGCGGGTTTTGTGCTTGTAGCACTGCTGTTCGGTTCGAAGGCGGGAGCTGGTCAGTTTGAAGGAACGATTATGGCTGGGGAGTACTGCTTGGAACGCTCGGTCAGGTGA